The following are from one region of the Juglans regia cultivar Chandler chromosome 10, Walnut 2.0, whole genome shotgun sequence genome:
- the LOC109005556 gene encoding zinc finger protein ZAT4-like gives MEKHRICKICTKRLANGKAMGGHMRSHFAKLPIPPTVQQHDNSFAAESTLLSPSQSSSSSLNFSSPMQSYRSLNRDVLSLVPNSDKESDADSQPMNPTRRISKRRRETFAPLVKSPLEPELVSSVSDTFSEEDVAMCLLMLSRGKWPRTSKEEVQHEGKDIGDDHSLRLNHTRTRPRTKFKCQTCKKAFPSYQALGGHRANHKKTKNQLREEDLEDGKDGGTARGRSRTGHGRFEQRIFECEFCFKVFESGQALGGHKKVHFSNLGNARSSSVVRFGDNIIDLNQPAQMEEDDEASQLVDLISTVSDAE, from the coding sequence ATGGAAAAGCACAGAATCTGCAAGATCTGCACCAAGCGCTTAGCCAATGGCAAGGCCATGGGGGGCCACATGAGATCTCATTTTGCCAAGCTTCCGATCCCTCCGACAGTACAACAGCATGACAACTCGTTCGCCGCCGAGTCAACTCTGCTATCTCCCTCTCAATCCTCGTCCTCTTCTCTCAACTTCTCCTCCCCCATGCAGTCCTACCGATCTCTCAACCGCGACGTCCTCTCTCTCGTTCCAAACTCCGACAAGGAAAGTGACGCCGACTCTCAACCTATGAATCCAACTCGCAGAATATCCAAGCGGCGTCGTGAAACCTTTGCCCCACTCGTCAAGTCGCCACTCGAACCGGAACTGGTCAGTTCAGTCTCAGATACTTTCTCTGAAGAAGACGTGGCTATGTGTCTTCTAATGCTTTCTAGGGGCAAATGGCCAAGAACGTCGAAAGAAGAAGTTCAACATGAAGGCAAGGATATTGGGGATGACCATTCTCTCCGCCTGAATCACACGCGAACACGGCCAAGAACAAAGTTCAAGTGCCAGACGTGCAAGAAAGCGTTTCCATCCTATCAGGCTCTTGGAGGCCACAGAGCGAACCACAAAAAAACCAAGAATCAGTTACGCGAAGAGGATTTGGAAGATGGTAAAGACGGGGGAACTGCCCGTGGCCGTAGCCGTACTGGTCATGGCCGCTTTGAGCAGAGAATCTTTGAATGTGAATTCTGTTTTAAGGTGTTCGAATCTGGTCAAGCATTGGGTGGACACAAGAAGGTCCACTTTTCCAACTTAGGCAATGCTAGAAGTTCTTCTGTCGTTAGATTTGGAGACAATATAATAGATCTTAATCAGCCGGCTCagatggaggaagatgatgaaGCTAGTCAGCTGGTTGACTTGATCTCAACTGTATCCGATGCAGAATAA
- the LOC109005562 gene encoding pentatricopeptide repeat-containing protein At5g46100-like — protein sequence MAGARLISRAFLQASNTTPSLHLTFGKRLLTFLHASPPFQSESFVPASARNSRISPPCYCFPSGELMLSSIHRHDRLFATEAGSNITKKEDEDGQNDEAKARGTKEIEPFDEMAVVEEPKDPNNLQEIFHHMRTKDGLLKHADKMFDALSEDGLTNEASELFAQIKEKGYIPSVVAYTAVIEAYTNAGQPKEALRVYLRMLASGIAPNAYTYSVLVKGLAADAKYLGDAKKYVMEMMSNGMRPNAGTYIAVFEALAGERKLGEAREFLEQMKNNGFQPDEKAVRKALNKQQGRAMWRGSFIDAFLFKTKKNRDLLVNRKIWSRRSIIWPEFVNCVVRIYNGKAFVRCKLTEQKVGHKFGEFALTRKRRPRTKLAQGKKSGKK from the coding sequence ATGGCGGGCGCTAGATTGATATCACGGGCATTTTTGCAGGCATCTAACACTACTCCCTCTCTCCATCTGACCTTCGGCAAGCGCCTCTTAACTTTCCTCCACGCGTCGCCTCCGTTTCAATCAGAATCATTTGTACCGGCGTCTGCACGCAACTCCAGAATCTCTCCTCCTTGCTATTGCTTTCCAAGCGGAGAGTTGATGTTATCTTCGATTCACAGACACGACAGATTATTTGCCACCGAAGCCGGCTCCAACATCACCAAGAAAGAGGACGAAGACGGCCAAAATGACGAGGCCAAGGCAAGGGGCACCAAAGAAATCGAACCCTTCGATGAGATGGCAGTCGTAGAGGAGCCCAAGGACCCAAACAATTTGCAAGAGATTTTCCACCACATGAGGACCAAAGACGGTCTGCTCAAACATGCCGATAAGATGTTCGACGCTTTGTCTGAAGACGGACTCACCAACGAGGCCTCGGAACTCTTCGCTCAGATCAAGGAAAAGGGTTACATACCCAGTGTGGTGGCCTATACAGCCGTCATCGAGGCTTATACCAATGCCGGTCAGCCCAAGGAGGCTCTTAGAGTCTACTTGCGCATGCTTGCCTCAGGGATCGCCCCAAATGCCTATACTTACTCGGTTCTTGTCAAGGGACTTGCTGCGGATGCTAAATATTTAGGAGATGCCAAGAAGTATGTGATGGAAATGATGAGTAATGGGATGAGGCCTAATGCCGGGACCTACATCGCCGTGTTTGAGGCATTGGCTGGGGAGCGTAAGTTGGGCGAGGCCAGGGAGTTTCTGGAGCAGATGAAGAATAATGGGTTCCAGCCCGATGAGAAGGCCGTGAGGAAGGCCCTTAACAAGCAGCAGGGACGAGCTATGTGGAGGGGGAGTTTTATTGATGCATTCCTGTTCAAAACGAAGAAGAACAGAGATCTTCTCGTGAACAGAAAAATTTGGTCGCGTAGATCTATTATTTGGCCAGAATTTGTCAATTGCGTCGTACGAATTTACAACGGAAAGGCTTTTGTTCGTTGCAAGCTCACTGAACAAAAGGTTGGTCACAAATTTGGAGAGTTTGCTCTTACCCGTAAAAGAAGACCCAGAACAAAACTTGCACAAGGAAAAAAGAGCGGCAAAAAGTGA
- the LOC109005561 gene encoding UPF0301 protein CHU_1773: MEARFLTSTSFTKTIQLLHSNKSTIRVHPKVYAKQLKGRKVGLLFPVSCCHMESSSLPSEDNNTDWRSFRAKLVAGERASSFQESTSYVDPDVVVDDHPPPISIGDKWAHSIHEPEKGCLLIATEKLDGVHIFERTVVLVLSMGPLGPSGIILNRPSLMSIKETRPTMIDVEGTFSDRPLFFGGPLEESLFLVNTKGGNEDGVERSGVFEEVIKGLYYGTKESVGCAAEMVKRNVVGVGDFRFFDGYCGWEKKQLRDEIRAGYWRIAACSPSVVGLASVGSVGMWEEVLGLMGPRKVW, encoded by the exons ATGGAAGCTCGTTTCCTCACCTCAACTTCCTTTACCAAAACCATACAACTTCTTCACTCAAACAAATCTACGATCCGGGTTCACCCTAAAGTATATGCTAAGCAATTGAAGGGCAGAAAAGTTGGCCTGTTGTTTCCCGTATCGT GTTGTCATATGGAGTCATCGTCCTTGCCATCTGAAGACAACAACACTGACTGGCGATCCTTCAGAGCGAAATTGGTAGCCGGAGAGCGAGCATCAAGTTTCCAAGAGTCTACCTCATATGTTGATCCAGATGTCGTGGTGGATGACCATCCTCCACCCATCTCAATTGGTGACAAATGGGCTCACTCTATTCATGAGCCTGAAAAGGGTTGCTTGCTCATTGCTACTGAAAAGCTTGATGGTGTCCACATCTTTGAACGAACGGTGGTTCTGGTCTTGTCAATGGGGCCCCTGGGACCATCTGGGATCATTCTTAATCGACCGTCACTTATGTCCATCAAGGAAACAAGGCCAACTATGATAGATGTTGAGGGGACGTTCTCTGATCGGCCATTGTTCTTTGGTGGGCCACTTGAGGAGAGTTTGTTTTTGGTCAATACTAAAGGGGGAAATGAGGATGGGGTGGAGAGGAGTGGGGTTTTTGAGGAAGTGATAAAGGGCTTGTATTATGGAACAAAGGAGAGCGTGGGTTGTGCAGCTGAAATGGTGAAGAGAAACGTAGTTGGGGTTGGGGACTTCAGGTTCTTTGATGGGTATTGTGGGTGGGAGAAAAAGCAACTTAGGGATGAAATCAGAGCTGGTTATTGGAGAATAGCAGCTTGTAGTCCAAGTGTGGTTGGGTTGGCCAGCGTTGGGAGTGTTGGGATGTGGGAGGAGGTTCTTGGGCTTATGGGCCCTAGAAAAGTTTGGTGA